The genomic stretch AGCCGCAGATGGGGCAGGTGCCCTCGATGTAGCGGTCGGGCAGCGTGCGGCCGGTCGACGGGCTGATCGCGCCGAGCGTCGTCTTCGGGAAGACGTAGCCGTTCTTGAGCAGTCCCAGGAAGATCTCCTGGCTGACCTGGGCGTGGTTGACCGTCGTCGTGCGGGTGAACAGGTCGTAGCTCAGCCCGAGGGACTGCAGGTCCTGCACGATGATCCGGTTGTTGCGGTCGGCGATCTCCCGGGGGGTGACGCCCTCGGCGTCGGCGGCGACGGTGATCGGCGTCCCGTGCTCGTCGGTGCCGCTGACCATCAGCACCTTGTCACCGGTCATCCGCCGGTAGCGGCTGAACACGTCCGAGGGGACGCCGAAGCCGGAGACGTGGCCGATGTGCCGCGGGCCGTTGGCGTAGGGCCACGCGACGGCGGTCAGGATGTGCCGATCACTCACGGGCTCACAGTACGGAGCCCCGTCCACCGCGTACGGGTCAGTCCTGGGTGAAGACCGCCGACGCCGGCTCGCCCGCGGCGCCGCCCTGCACCGGGGTCACGATCGCGACCGCGCACAGCGAGGCGCCGATGAGCCCCAGGGTCACGGTGGCGAGCAGGCGGTGCGACTGCACCGGGTCCGGACGACCGACGCGGAGGCGGGGGCCGGCGGCGATCCAGGCCCGCGACGAGGGCGCACCGACGAGGAGCAGCTTGGCGATCGGCACGGCCAGGGCCAGCAGGCCGAGCGCCGGGACCGGGAGCGAGGTGGGGTTCTGGAAGGGCAGGACGGTGGCCGCGACCAGCAGGCCCGCGACCAGGGTCATCTCGGCGTAGGCCAGACCCATGAGGAGGTTGCGGCCGGCGCCGTCGATCAGGGCGGCGCCGCTGCCGGCGCAGAGCACGATCCAGCCGGCGAGGACGACCAGACCACCCGCGACGAGCCAGCCACCCGTCGCGACCGACGACAGGACGGCGTCCAGGCCGGTGAGCGCGACGGCCAGCAGGCCCAAGGCCTCGACGACGGCGAGGGAGCCGGCGGCGACGACGGCCACGGGCAGCCGGCGGGCGGTGGCGCAGGGCGTCGAGACTGCAGCCCCCGCCGCACCGCTGACCTGCGGTGCTGCGTAGGTGCCGAGGACGCTGATCGCCATACGGGTCTGCTCGGCCCGATTCCCGCTCGCCTGAAGAGCCTGCCGCGTGATCTCACCCGAGAGGGTGACGGCTGAGGCACCCGCTCCGCGGTTGTGCGCGTGTCCACCTCATCCGCACGACATGGCGTGGACGGGCGAACAGTCACAGCCCGAGTGCGGCCGCGATCTCGGCGATCAGGTCGTCCGGCCGGTACAGGTGCCCGGCCGTCACGAAGACGACGGTCCAACCGGCCGCCCGGAGCCGGTTGAGTCGACGGCGGTCCTTCGCGAACTGCTCGTCCTTCGCGTGCCAGAGGCCGTCGTACTCCACGGCCACCTTGCGGTCGGGCCAGGCGAAGTCCACGCGAGCGACGCGCTCCCGGCCGGCCATGACCTGGAACTGGGCCACCGGCGCCGGGAGGCCGCTCCGCAGGATGAGCAGGCGGAGCCGCGTCTCCTGCGGTGACCCCGCCAGGCCGTCGGCCAGTGCACAGACGGTCCGCGCCCGCGACGAGCCGGGGCCCCGCGCGGCTGCGGCCAGTGCCCGGATCGGGACGAGGTCCACGACGCCGGAGGCCACCATCTGGTCCACGGCGACCACCGCGTCGTCTCCGGGAATGGCCGCCGCGAGCCGCAGGGTCGTGGCCAGGGAGGTGGTGACAGGGAGGCTCATCCGCCGCCACCGGTGCTCGGGCGGGATGCTCGCACGCCGGACGACGAGGCCCGGGTGCCGTCGGGGTGACGACGACGGAGGGATCGTCACTTCGACGTCGTCCATGGGACCCGCGAGTTCGACGCCCCAGAGCACGGCCGCGCTCCTGCCGGTGACGACCGCGTCCGGCAGGAGGAGGCAGGCGGCCTCCGCCCGCAGTTCGTGGGTGACCGGGACGTCCGCGTGCGCGTAGACGTCCCGCCACAGGCGGCGCCAGGTAGGGCCGTCGAGCTGTCGCCGGGTGAGCAGACCTGCTCGGACGGCCGACGATCCGCGGAAGACACCGCTGCGCACGGAGTCGGGGACGGCGGCCGGTCGCACGCCGGAACCCTCTCCGAATCGCGCGTCACCCGTGGCGGACTGTCCACAGGCCTGGCCGTTGTTCACGGATCCACCTCATCCGCCGGAGATGAGGTGGACCAGCGAACAGTCGCGGCGGCTACGTCCCCTTCGCGGCGAGGACGGCGTCGTACACCGTCCGCTTCGGCAGTCCCGTGCGGACGACGACGGCGCGGATCGCGTCCTTGCGCGTGGCTCCGGCCGCCTCCTCCTCGGCGACGGCGGCGGCCAGTGCGGCGGCGTCCATCTCGACCGGC from Blastococcus sp. PRF04-17 encodes the following:
- a CDS encoding DUF559 domain-containing protein, which translates into the protein MRPAAVPDSVRSGVFRGSSAVRAGLLTRRQLDGPTWRRLWRDVYAHADVPVTHELRAEAACLLLPDAVVTGRSAAVLWGVELAGPMDDVEVTIPPSSSPRRHPGLVVRRASIPPEHRWRRMSLPVTTSLATTLRLAAAIPGDDAVVAVDQMVASGVVDLVPIRALAAAARGPGSSRARTVCALADGLAGSPQETRLRLLILRSGLPAPVAQFQVMAGRERVARVDFAWPDRKVAVEYDGLWHAKDEQFAKDRRRLNRLRAAGWTVVFVTAGHLYRPDDLIAEIAAALGL